One segment of Maridesulfovibrio ferrireducens DNA contains the following:
- a CDS encoding electron transport complex protein RnfA — protein MQEYFLLFISAIFVNNIVLAQYLGNCPFIGTSKKISVAIGMGSAVVFVATMAASITWAVQQYLLNPFGLQYLQTLTFILVIAALVQFVEMFLKKVVPPLYKALGIFLPLITTNCAVMGIAIICQREEFTFVKTVAFSFASGLGFMLALIVLSAIREKIEVSRVPKALQGTPIALIMAGLMSLAFFAFKGMIA, from the coding sequence ATGCAAGAATATTTTCTCCTTTTTATATCAGCCATATTTGTAAACAACATTGTTCTGGCTCAATATCTCGGCAACTGCCCGTTTATCGGAACATCTAAAAAGATATCGGTTGCAATAGGTATGGGCAGCGCAGTTGTTTTTGTAGCAACAATGGCTGCTTCCATAACATGGGCAGTTCAGCAGTATCTGCTCAACCCGTTTGGTCTGCAATATCTGCAAACTCTGACTTTCATTCTGGTCATTGCCGCACTCGTTCAGTTTGTTGAAATGTTTTTGAAAAAAGTAGTCCCGCCGCTGTATAAAGCTCTCGGAATATTTTTACCGCTGATCACAACAAACTGCGCAGTCATGGGTATTGCCATCATCTGTCAGCGCGAAGAATTTACATTTGTAAAAACCGTTGCCTTTTCGTTCGCGTCAGGGCTGGGTTTCATGCTCGCGCTGATTGTTCTATCCGCAATCCGAGAAAAAATAGAAGTTTCCAGAGTTCCAAAGGCACTGCAAGGAACTCCCATAGCCCTGATAATGGCCGGTCTCATGTCTTTGGCGTTTTTTGCGTTCAAAGGGATGATAGCCTGA
- a CDS encoding cytochrome c3 family protein: protein MHKKFLPISIILILLLGLAVAGYMTPPEKQKVPVRILFKNSGGKVIFTHIKHHRDYEIPCDKCHHEREGQSNEPLPCGSCHPQTFDRDYVRDHINSFPDKTYCVKCHHAELGQLNFDHEAHEEYAEENCLACHHGPEIEEEPQKCSNCHSNAGTKEVPSVRDAAHDRCVTCHEDQFKDGLKGCNPCHKMKNMKQYKGDSTPCEQCHQKAGKDLVLDRLNAFHDQCMVCHKELKKGPYKDNDCDKCHLR, encoded by the coding sequence GTGCATAAAAAGTTTTTACCTATCTCAATCATTCTTATACTACTGCTAGGATTAGCAGTAGCCGGATACATGACCCCTCCTGAAAAACAAAAAGTGCCGGTGCGTATTTTGTTTAAAAATAGTGGAGGAAAAGTAATCTTCACACATATCAAACACCACAGAGATTATGAAATCCCCTGCGACAAATGCCATCATGAGCGTGAGGGGCAAAGCAACGAACCTCTTCCCTGCGGTTCATGCCATCCGCAAACTTTTGACCGCGACTATGTTCGCGATCACATCAATTCATTCCCGGACAAGACATACTGCGTAAAATGTCATCATGCAGAACTTGGTCAACTTAATTTTGATCACGAAGCTCACGAAGAATATGCTGAAGAAAATTGTCTTGCGTGTCATCATGGACCGGAAATAGAAGAAGAACCGCAAAAATGCTCTAACTGTCACTCAAATGCCGGAACAAAAGAAGTCCCGAGTGTTCGAGATGCAGCTCATGACCGTTGTGTCACCTGTCATGAAGATCAGTTCAAAGACGGTCTTAAGGGCTGTAATCCGTGTCATAAAATGAAAAACATGAAGCAGTATAAAGGCGACAGCACTCCTTGTGAGCAATGTCATCAGAAAGCGGGCAAAGATTTAGTTCTGGATCGCCTGAATGCATTCCATGATCAGTGTATGGTCTGCCACAAAGAACTTAAGAAAGGCCCTTACAAAGATAATGATTGTGACAAGTGTCATTTAAGATAA
- a CDS encoding alkaline phosphatase: protein MTFYRNVRQFILLIVCVVLFTAIPAHAKAKKVQVYKGTPAKYVFLFIGDGMGMPQRIAVESFTGEQLVMNSFQAQGMTTTYAADRFITGSAAAATSIACGQKTNIGMLGMGPQQRNVKSLAEMARDNGKKVGIVSSVSIDHATPAAFYAHVPTRGQYYDIDVALSESNFDFFGGGGLKDPANKKKNTKNFKGNALELIKNAGYKVVTDKDEFMSLKPSDGKVISWNEWLQDSKALPYSMDMRPQDITLPDFTKKAIEMLDNPKGFFLMVEGGKIDWACHANDAAAFIHNTVSFDNSIAEAVEFAKKHPSETLIVVTGDHECGGLTLGFAGTKYGSYYSALKPQDVSFQKFTDEVVKLWKDEHKGDMNFDDFKPTITHFFGLKFEGDPKKDPMVVKNYQVAMLKDAYIRTMKGDECKSPELYNMYGGYDPLTTTITHVLNNNAGLGWTSFKHTGVPVATSAMGVGASSFNGYYDNTDIAFKIMSVMGVSPRVYTKNKNKKIASN from the coding sequence ATGACTTTTTATCGTAACGTCAGACAGTTTATACTGCTTATTGTTTGCGTTGTACTTTTTACCGCTATACCGGCACATGCTAAAGCCAAAAAGGTGCAGGTTTATAAGGGTACACCTGCTAAATACGTGTTTCTTTTCATTGGTGATGGTATGGGAATGCCGCAAAGAATTGCAGTGGAAAGTTTTACAGGTGAACAGTTAGTAATGAATTCCTTTCAAGCTCAGGGGATGACTACCACATATGCAGCAGATAGATTTATTACCGGTTCAGCCGCCGCTGCAACTTCTATTGCATGTGGACAGAAGACGAATATCGGAATGCTTGGCATGGGCCCACAGCAGCGAAATGTTAAGTCTCTTGCAGAAATGGCGCGCGATAATGGAAAGAAGGTTGGAATTGTCTCAAGTGTTTCAATCGACCATGCGACACCAGCTGCTTTTTATGCACATGTGCCGACTCGCGGTCAATATTACGATATTGATGTAGCTCTTTCCGAAAGTAACTTTGATTTTTTTGGAGGCGGAGGGTTGAAAGATCCTGCAAATAAAAAGAAGAATACTAAGAATTTTAAAGGAAATGCTCTCGAGTTGATTAAAAATGCCGGATATAAAGTTGTAACTGATAAAGATGAGTTCATGTCTCTTAAGCCGTCTGATGGAAAGGTGATTTCATGGAATGAATGGTTGCAGGATTCAAAGGCTCTTCCTTATTCAATGGATATGCGTCCGCAGGATATCACTCTTCCAGATTTTACAAAGAAAGCTATTGAAATGCTGGACAATCCTAAAGGTTTTTTCCTCATGGTTGAAGGTGGAAAAATCGACTGGGCATGTCATGCTAATGATGCTGCCGCATTTATTCACAACACTGTTTCTTTTGATAACTCAATTGCTGAAGCTGTCGAATTTGCGAAAAAACATCCATCCGAGACTCTTATTGTTGTCACTGGTGACCATGAATGCGGAGGGCTTACTCTCGGATTTGCGGGAACAAAATACGGTTCTTACTATAGTGCGCTTAAGCCGCAGGATGTTTCATTTCAAAAGTTTACCGATGAAGTCGTTAAGCTGTGGAAAGATGAGCATAAGGGCGATATGAACTTTGATGACTTTAAGCCTACGATTACTCATTTCTTCGGACTGAAGTTTGAAGGTGATCCTAAAAAAGACCCTATGGTTGTGAAGAATTATCAGGTTGCAATGCTTAAAGATGCCTACATTCGCACCATGAAAGGCGATGAATGTAAGTCGCCTGAACTATACAATATGTATGGTGGGTATGATCCATTAACTACCACGATTACCCATGTTTTGAATAACAATGCCGGGCTTGGCTGGACTTCTTTCAAGCATACCGGAGTTCCTGTTGCGACCTCGGCTATGGGAGTCGGAGCCTCTTCTTTTAACGGCTATTACGATAATACTGATATTGCTTTTAAAATTATGTCTGTAATGGGCGTTTCTCCTCGTGTTTATACAAAAAATAAAAATAAAAAAATTGCATCTAACTAG
- a CDS encoding 4Fe-4S dicluster domain-containing protein: MNPIFSLTPSDRGPVLKIREQNLSSALLISLEITELTPLVGKEELVAKGQKVASDPQNRLPSVHSSVSGKVLDIKKDFILIEEEGERVAAPLTLDNSDSSSMLSYLRDAGIDVSGLKQGCTLIINTVPAEAGIDGHRFLIEEFNHIMSEGLDFLKEALSPKASAIAVPQGMPWTLPGCTGYEIKPVYPNGLAPMVVKAVTGKEMPSGVSVIDAATLYRIGRTVHGKQPVTEIMVKVGNTLFQTPVGTTVKLLTSKAGFKLSDGDRVVLGGPLSGRAVYSLNHGIPADTQGVTVIAGSNTPVAKDSPCLGCGECVIKCPARLMPNMISRHAEFGLFENTQAYFIASCFECGLCAYWCTAQRPLLQYIRLAKKELFSKPILEDLRK, from the coding sequence ATGAACCCTATTTTTTCACTTACCCCATCAGACCGTGGTCCGGTACTGAAAATAAGAGAACAGAACCTGAGTTCCGCGCTATTGATTTCTTTGGAAATTACAGAGCTGACACCGCTTGTCGGGAAAGAAGAACTTGTTGCTAAAGGACAGAAGGTTGCCAGCGATCCTCAAAACAGGCTTCCAAGCGTACATTCTTCTGTTTCAGGAAAAGTGCTGGATATAAAAAAAGATTTTATCCTCATTGAAGAAGAAGGTGAACGGGTTGCAGCGCCGTTAACACTCGACAATTCGGACAGCTCTTCTATGCTCAGCTACCTGAGAGATGCAGGAATTGATGTTAGCGGACTCAAGCAAGGATGCACCCTGATCATCAACACTGTTCCGGCAGAAGCCGGAATTGATGGACATAGATTTTTAATCGAAGAATTTAATCATATAATGAGTGAAGGGTTGGATTTCCTTAAAGAAGCCCTTTCACCGAAAGCATCAGCCATAGCCGTGCCGCAAGGCATGCCATGGACTCTGCCCGGATGCACAGGATATGAAATAAAACCTGTATATCCTAACGGCTTAGCACCTATGGTTGTTAAAGCTGTGACAGGTAAAGAGATGCCTTCCGGCGTTTCCGTAATTGATGCTGCGACTCTATATAGAATCGGCCGGACGGTTCACGGTAAACAGCCTGTCACTGAAATTATGGTCAAAGTCGGAAACACACTTTTTCAAACTCCTGTCGGCACAACGGTAAAACTGCTCACCAGCAAAGCAGGATTCAAGTTATCTGACGGCGACAGAGTTGTTCTGGGTGGACCTTTATCAGGAAGAGCTGTTTATTCATTGAACCACGGAATCCCTGCCGACACACAGGGAGTAACCGTCATTGCCGGAAGCAATACCCCTGTAGCAAAAGATTCCCCCTGCCTCGGATGCGGCGAATGTGTCATTAAATGTCCGGCAAGACTGATGCCGAACATGATCTCACGTCACGCGGAATTCGGCCTTTTTGAAAATACTCAGGCATACTTCATTGCCTCATGTTTTGAATGCGGACTTTGCGCTTATTGGTGCACGGCTCAGCGGCCCTTGCTACAATATATACGATTGGCCAAAAAAGAACTTTTCAGCAAACCGATACTTGAAGACCTTCGGAAATAA
- a CDS encoding MBL fold metallo-hydrolase, protein MKIKITYIFHNCFVLDVGKLSIVFDIPAQRFRMSRARSALEEAVCGRDVVIFFSHSHLDHFAPDYMDVCGGANSVKAVLSDDIEEMYPDIFFENALVVEPDQKYVFENLKIETLMSNDLGVAFMIETVEGVKIYNGGDLACWDWESSSEADQKFTRDFFDKAADRIAGFGSHIVFSNVDRRLESLAGGPFLIEAVKPQFFIPTHALGRTEWLEGVHERLGIESHKCFSYRRAGDVASFDILLSGA, encoded by the coding sequence ATGAAAATTAAGATTACATATATTTTTCATAATTGTTTTGTTCTTGATGTCGGTAAATTGAGTATTGTTTTTGATATTCCGGCGCAAAGATTTCGCATGAGCCGTGCTCGGTCAGCTTTAGAAGAGGCTGTCTGCGGTCGTGATGTTGTCATTTTTTTTTCACACAGCCATCTGGATCATTTTGCTCCTGATTATATGGACGTGTGCGGCGGCGCAAATTCCGTGAAAGCTGTGCTGTCTGATGACATTGAAGAAATGTATCCTGATATTTTTTTTGAGAATGCTCTGGTTGTTGAACCTGATCAAAAGTATGTTTTTGAAAATTTGAAAATTGAAACGCTTATGTCGAATGATTTAGGCGTGGCTTTTATGATTGAGACTGTTGAAGGTGTAAAAATCTATAATGGCGGAGATTTAGCTTGTTGGGACTGGGAAAGTTCGTCAGAAGCAGATCAAAAGTTTACAAGAGATTTTTTTGATAAAGCGGCAGATAGAATCGCAGGGTTTGGATCTCATATTGTTTTTTCTAATGTTGATAGAAGGCTCGAGAGTTTGGCTGGAGGACCTTTTTTAATAGAAGCAGTTAAGCCTCAGTTTTTTATACCGACTCACGCTTTAGGTCGAACAGAGTGGCTTGAAGGTGTTCATGAGCGGCTTGGAATAGAATCGCACAAGTGTTTCAGTTATCGCAGAGCCGGAGATGTTGCCTCGTTTGATATTTTGTTGTCCGGTGCTTAG
- a CDS encoding YibE/F family protein yields the protein MPKLIKNREFILVVVFALLTAILCFIPTNFDDRVADNAVRCKAEVIAVDNVEIQQFGMVKTGPQSVTLKILEGKFKDQVMKGTNEMLGQMDKDKIFEVGDYALTVLSLNSEGEVIYVNPQDHYRIGTEFALVGLFAFLLIVFGGWTGAKALFSFLFTALAIWKLLIPGLLMGVDPVLITLALVTALCAVIIFMVAGLNKKGIVAFIGSFLGIFTSCLLAVYFTGDLHLHGAVMPFAETLLYSGFGHLDLTKIYVAAVFLACSGAVMDLAMDVSVSLDEVVRINPEITRLEVLASGLRVGRAVVGTMTTTLLLAYSGGFVTLLMAFMAQGVPLINTFNFVYVSAEVLKTLVGSFGLVTVAPFTAVVGAFVFSKSKK from the coding sequence ATGCCAAAATTAATAAAAAATCGTGAGTTTATTCTCGTTGTTGTGTTTGCTTTGCTTACAGCTATTCTCTGTTTCATTCCTACTAATTTTGATGATCGCGTTGCGGACAATGCCGTTCGTTGCAAAGCAGAAGTTATTGCGGTTGATAATGTTGAAATTCAGCAATTCGGAATGGTTAAGACCGGACCTCAATCTGTTACTTTGAAAATTCTGGAAGGAAAATTTAAAGATCAGGTGATGAAGGGGACTAACGAAATGCTGGGGCAGATGGACAAAGATAAAATCTTTGAAGTCGGTGACTATGCACTGACTGTTCTTTCTTTGAATTCTGAGGGTGAGGTAATATATGTAAATCCTCAAGATCATTACCGGATAGGGACTGAATTTGCTCTGGTAGGATTATTTGCATTTCTTTTAATTGTATTCGGCGGCTGGACGGGTGCCAAGGCTTTGTTTTCTTTTCTGTTTACCGCTTTAGCTATATGGAAACTTTTGATTCCGGGATTACTTATGGGGGTTGATCCTGTACTAATTACACTTGCACTCGTTACAGCTCTCTGCGCCGTAATAATTTTTATGGTTGCAGGGCTTAATAAGAAAGGGATTGTAGCTTTTATAGGATCATTTTTAGGAATATTTACCAGTTGTCTTTTAGCTGTCTATTTTACAGGGGATTTGCATTTGCACGGTGCGGTAATGCCATTTGCCGAAACTTTGTTATACTCGGGATTCGGTCATCTTGATTTGACAAAGATCTATGTGGCTGCTGTTTTTCTTGCTTGTTCGGGAGCTGTTATGGATCTGGCTATGGACGTATCAGTCAGCCTAGACGAGGTTGTCAGGATCAATCCTGAAATTACACGATTAGAAGTTTTAGCATCAGGTCTGCGAGTCGGAAGAGCGGTTGTAGGTACAATGACTACAACGTTACTTCTCGCTTATTCTGGTGGATTTGTGACTCTTTTGATGGCTTTTATGGCTCAGGGCGTTCCGCTTATTAATACTTTCAATTTTGTTTATGTCTCAGCAGAAGTTTTAAAGACACTTGTGGGTAGTTTTGGTCTGGTAACTGTTGCTCCTTTTACGGCGGTTGTGGGAGCATTTGTCTTTTCAAAATCCAAAAAATAA
- a CDS encoding RnfABCDGE type electron transport complex subunit D, with the protein MKPISGSPVLTVSSAPHIHCGRTIKGTSLEMLLALLPAAAFAIWHSNILAFRVLALSCVVAVITEAICLHLMKREIESDNYTALLCGLMFGFLMSPCSPWWLIAAGSSFSIILGRMVFGGLGGGPLCAPLVGWAICKVSWPELMDFDMTMLGSELTYPLSQLKNFGPETLSQYSLKSLLLGFQLGGSGAAQSGAILLGGLYLLSRKIIRPDIPLAFVAGVTLTAATFYAISPLDYASPIYHLLCGSTLFGAFFLATDSSSSPVGHIPMIAYGFTAGILVIIIRVYGVYPDGVPFAILLANLASPLFEKIRPTPFGGITNIHLQR; encoded by the coding sequence ATGAAACCGATAAGCGGATCTCCAGTTTTAACTGTTTCCAGTGCTCCCCACATTCATTGCGGGCGAACCATTAAAGGAACATCTCTTGAAATGTTGCTGGCTTTATTGCCGGCAGCAGCCTTTGCTATTTGGCATAGCAACATACTTGCATTCAGGGTTCTCGCCCTGTCGTGCGTGGTTGCGGTAATAACAGAAGCAATCTGCCTGCATCTCATGAAGCGTGAAATTGAATCTGACAACTACACAGCTCTACTGTGCGGGCTGATGTTCGGTTTTCTCATGTCGCCATGCAGTCCATGGTGGCTAATAGCCGCCGGCAGCTCCTTTTCTATCATATTAGGAAGGATGGTATTCGGAGGATTAGGCGGAGGACCTCTCTGCGCCCCGCTTGTGGGCTGGGCAATCTGCAAAGTGTCATGGCCTGAGCTTATGGACTTTGACATGACAATGCTGGGATCAGAACTGACCTACCCGCTAAGTCAGCTTAAAAACTTCGGACCGGAAACACTGAGTCAATATTCCTTAAAATCATTACTTCTGGGTTTTCAACTTGGTGGATCAGGGGCAGCACAATCTGGAGCAATACTTCTTGGTGGCCTATATCTGCTAAGCCGGAAAATTATCCGTCCCGATATCCCGCTCGCGTTTGTAGCAGGGGTAACTCTCACCGCCGCTACTTTTTATGCAATTTCACCCCTTGATTACGCTTCACCGATTTATCACCTGTTATGCGGATCCACTCTGTTCGGCGCATTCTTCCTTGCAACCGACAGCTCTTCTTCCCCCGTTGGTCATATCCCTATGATCGCATACGGGTTTACTGCCGGAATACTGGTCATAATCATAAGGGTTTACGGAGTTTATCCTGATGGGGTTCCGTTTGCCATACTTCTGGCAAACCTTGCATCGCCACTATTTGAAAAAATCAGGCCCACCCCTTTCGGCGGAATAACCAATATCCATTTGCAGAGATAA
- a CDS encoding FAD-dependent oxidoreductase produces MITSSILVLFGLGFVAAAILAMASKVLYVKEDPRIAQLEDALPGVNCGGCGYAGCGGAAHAVVEGKSGSNVCVIGGLETAQAVAAVMGLEVLEMEPELAFRDCTGGKRAEELYHYEGAGDCRAQALLYKGSKTCPEGCLGLGTCVAVCPFDAIHMGPEGLPVVDPLACRSCRKCVDACPRDVLSIVSMSERLLHQEEVNDCLAPCRQKCPGQINIPKYIEQAGKGDYAGAIHTLRERNPLLLVCGRVCPRPCEADCRRTHVDEPVGINMIKRFVADWEMKNNLRLEIPCAKETGHKIAVIGGGPAGLSCAFFLRRLGHSPTIFDSMPALGGQLRYGIPEYRLPKKDLDWEIQGILDLGIEVRTEMKFGVDFTTQSLEKEGFEAFFMGLGAWASGNLRIEGEEAPGVISGTELLTSVGLDKAPDIGNKILVVGGGNTAIDTARTSIRLGCDVTILYRRTRNEMPANLEEIEGAEDEGVKFLFLTAPTKVITGEDGHATHLECIQMELGEPDESGRRRPIPIEGTETRYPADTIIAAIGQKPALSCFYSEGSDQCDLDFTRWRTINADPDTLQTSVPNVFTGGDLFTGPDLVISAVGAGRRAARSIHFLLTTGEIPVADNIIRKLIPYTLFKDVDGVNHKDRSTMPYLCDGSHRTSTFSEVEGALSEEELKHEASRCLRCGLICYDRDIPLAEVVTVRVGEKVE; encoded by the coding sequence ATGATAACATCATCAATACTTGTTCTTTTCGGATTAGGCTTTGTCGCTGCTGCGATTCTCGCTATGGCTTCAAAAGTTTTATACGTTAAAGAAGACCCCCGAATAGCTCAACTCGAAGATGCCCTTCCCGGCGTTAACTGCGGTGGTTGCGGCTATGCTGGTTGCGGCGGAGCTGCCCACGCTGTTGTCGAAGGCAAATCCGGATCTAATGTCTGCGTAATAGGCGGACTTGAAACAGCTCAAGCGGTCGCGGCCGTTATGGGACTTGAAGTGCTTGAAATGGAGCCGGAACTCGCCTTTAGAGACTGCACCGGAGGCAAGCGCGCCGAAGAACTGTATCATTACGAAGGAGCTGGAGATTGCCGCGCACAGGCTCTTCTTTATAAAGGAAGTAAAACATGCCCTGAAGGCTGCCTCGGACTGGGCACATGCGTAGCTGTCTGCCCGTTTGACGCAATTCATATGGGACCGGAAGGATTACCTGTCGTTGATCCGCTTGCCTGCCGATCATGCAGGAAATGTGTTGATGCCTGTCCCCGGGATGTTCTTTCCATAGTATCAATGAGCGAAAGACTCCTTCATCAAGAAGAAGTTAACGACTGCCTCGCGCCCTGTCGTCAAAAATGCCCTGGACAAATTAATATTCCGAAATATATCGAACAAGCGGGAAAAGGTGATTACGCCGGAGCAATACATACTCTGCGTGAACGCAACCCGCTCCTTCTTGTATGTGGGCGTGTCTGCCCGCGCCCCTGCGAAGCTGACTGCCGCAGAACCCATGTTGATGAACCTGTCGGAATCAATATGATCAAAAGATTTGTTGCTGACTGGGAAATGAAAAACAACCTTCGACTTGAAATTCCCTGCGCTAAAGAAACGGGACATAAAATTGCGGTTATTGGTGGCGGTCCAGCCGGACTTTCATGTGCATTCTTTTTGCGCAGACTGGGACACAGCCCGACAATTTTTGATTCCATGCCCGCTCTGGGCGGACAGCTCCGCTACGGCATCCCTGAATATAGACTTCCTAAGAAAGATTTAGATTGGGAGATTCAGGGTATTCTGGATTTAGGTATTGAAGTCCGTACAGAAATGAAATTCGGAGTAGATTTCACAACACAGAGTCTCGAAAAAGAAGGATTTGAAGCCTTCTTCATGGGACTGGGAGCATGGGCGAGCGGTAACCTCAGAATTGAAGGTGAAGAAGCCCCGGGGGTCATTAGCGGAACAGAACTCCTTACCTCGGTCGGGCTTGATAAGGCTCCCGATATCGGGAATAAAATTTTAGTTGTCGGCGGAGGTAACACTGCGATTGATACGGCACGAACGAGCATCAGACTAGGTTGTGACGTTACCATTCTGTACCGTCGTACGCGCAACGAAATGCCGGCTAATCTTGAAGAAATTGAAGGAGCCGAAGATGAAGGTGTCAAATTTTTATTTCTCACCGCTCCTACCAAAGTTATTACCGGAGAAGACGGTCACGCAACTCATCTTGAATGCATACAAATGGAGCTTGGAGAGCCTGATGAGTCAGGTCGACGCCGCCCTATACCTATTGAAGGCACGGAAACCCGCTACCCTGCCGACACCATTATCGCGGCAATCGGTCAAAAACCGGCACTTTCCTGTTTTTACTCGGAAGGTTCGGATCAATGCGATCTGGACTTCACTCGCTGGAGAACAATAAACGCCGACCCGGATACTCTGCAAACATCCGTCCCCAATGTTTTTACAGGGGGAGACCTGTTTACCGGACCGGACCTAGTTATTTCTGCAGTAGGAGCTGGACGCAGAGCTGCCCGGTCTATCCACTTTTTATTAACAACAGGCGAAATACCCGTCGCAGACAACATTATACGAAAATTAATTCCGTACACACTATTCAAAGACGTTGACGGAGTTAACCATAAAGACCGCTCAACTATGCCGTATCTTTGCGATGGCTCTCACCGGACATCAACATTCAGTGAAGTGGAAGGGGCTTTATCTGAAGAAGAACTTAAGCACGAAGCTTCACGATGTTTGAGATGCGGTCTGATATGTTATGATAGAGATATTCCACTCGCTGAGGTCGTCACTGTGAGAGTAGGAGAAAAGGTAGAATAA
- the rsxE gene encoding electron transport complex subunit RsxE: MSRLWKEFSKGLWKDLPPFKIVLGLCPVLAVTKTADNGFGMGLAVIFVLTLSNVFVSAVRKIIPPKVRIACFIVIAASLVVVVELLMQAYAYPLYQQLGIFVPLIVVNCIILGRAEAFASKNTILLSAADGLGMGLGFTMSLTLLGGLRELFGYGTLFGSQIMPESFKPFSFMIEAPGAFVCLGLVLAGMNGFTNSQRRKKGEAVLDNPTHDCKTCGMCGH, translated from the coding sequence ATGAGTAGATTATGGAAAGAATTTTCTAAAGGATTATGGAAAGACCTACCGCCTTTTAAAATAGTATTAGGCCTGTGTCCGGTATTGGCTGTTACTAAAACGGCGGATAATGGATTCGGCATGGGGCTGGCGGTAATTTTCGTACTGACCCTTTCAAATGTTTTTGTTTCGGCTGTCAGAAAAATTATTCCGCCCAAAGTGCGTATTGCCTGTTTCATTGTTATAGCAGCATCACTCGTTGTTGTGGTTGAGCTGCTGATGCAGGCATATGCCTACCCGCTCTATCAACAACTAGGTATTTTCGTGCCGCTCATTGTTGTTAACTGTATCATCCTCGGGCGCGCGGAAGCTTTTGCCTCAAAAAACACAATACTTCTTTCCGCTGCGGATGGATTAGGAATGGGACTCGGGTTCACCATGTCCCTGACTCTTCTCGGCGGTCTGCGCGAACTTTTCGGATATGGTACTCTTTTCGGCAGTCAAATAATGCCCGAATCATTTAAGCCCTTCAGCTTTATGATCGAAGCTCCGGGTGCATTTGTCTGCCTCGGGCTCGTTCTAGCCGGAATGAATGGATTCACAAACAGCCAGAGACGTAAAAAGGGAGAGGCTGTGCTTGATAACCCAACCCACGACTGCAAAACTTGCGGTATGTGCGGACACTAA
- a CDS encoding FmdB family zinc ribbon protein — MPIFEFKCKKCGKEFDELVMPGKDVKADCPECGNSDCEKLLSKGNVRPNGIPKGNGGYKLSPCHECQSKNK, encoded by the coding sequence ATGCCCATTTTCGAATTCAAATGTAAAAAATGTGGAAAAGAATTTGATGAGTTGGTCATGCCCGGCAAAGATGTAAAAGCTGATTGTCCGGAATGCGGCAACAGTGATTGCGAAAAATTGCTTTCCAAAGGGAATGTAAGGCCTAACGGCATTCCAAAAGGTAACGGCGGATATAAACTATCTCCCTGCCATGAGTGCCAATCTAAAAATAAATAA
- the rnfG gene encoding RnfABCDGE type electron transport complex subunit G: MNETLKMIVVLSLICGLSGFTLASLKDATNDKIEEQVMTYVQGPAISNVLIGFDNSPVKDRKKFDIPGTDKQVTVFPAIKDGKLFGVALESAAKGYGGNVGVMVGFNIDGVNLSGIGITTMKETPGIGARVAKHGFTKQFRGHPASVELSSKGGDIDGIAGATISSTASVEAVKKAINIFAQIKPQITAAWIKGS, from the coding sequence ATGAATGAAACCTTAAAAATGATCGTGGTTCTTTCACTCATATGCGGCTTGTCCGGGTTTACCCTTGCAAGCCTGAAAGATGCCACCAACGACAAAATCGAAGAACAGGTAATGACCTACGTTCAAGGCCCTGCTATAAGTAATGTTCTAATCGGATTTGACAATTCTCCGGTTAAAGATCGTAAAAAATTTGATATTCCGGGTACGGATAAACAAGTTACTGTTTTCCCTGCCATTAAAGACGGTAAACTCTTCGGAGTCGCTCTTGAATCCGCAGCAAAAGGCTACGGCGGAAATGTCGGTGTAATGGTCGGCTTCAATATTGACGGAGTTAATCTTTCAGGCATCGGTATCACCACCATGAAAGAAACGCCCGGTATCGGAGCAAGAGTTGCCAAACACGGATTCACGAAACAATTCAGAGGCCACCCTGCATCCGTAGAACTGTCATCTAAAGGCGGAGACATTGACGGCATTGCCGGAGCAACGATTTCATCAACGGCATCAGTTGAAGCCGTAAAAAAAGCAATTAATATTTTTGCTCAAATAAAACCGCAAATTACTGCGGCTTGGATAAAGGGATCTTAA